One Aegilops tauschii subsp. strangulata cultivar AL8/78 chromosome 2, Aet v6.0, whole genome shotgun sequence genomic window, CGCGGTGGCCTCCCGGCGGGCGTCTCGGCCTGCTCGGAACTCACCCACCTCTACGTCAGCCGCAATTGGCTCTCCGGCGCCCTGCCGAGCTCCCTCGGCAACCTCGGGAAGCTCCACGCGCTCGACGTCTCCAGGAACGACTTCTCCGGCGAGATCCCCGCCGGACTCAGCCACCTTCACGGCCTCATAAGGTTCAATGCCAACGACAACCACTTCCAAGGCACCATTCCTGATTTCGACCTCGCCAGGTTCGAGAGCTTCAATGTGTCCAACAACAACCTCACCAGACCTATCCCCAAGAGCACCGGACACTTTCGGCGCGACAGCTTCGCCGGCAACGCCCCTGGCATGTGCGGCCAGCCTGTGTTCCCCGTCTGTCCCTCTGAGGAAAGCAAATCAAGGAAGACGCAAAGTCGTGTATGATTGTGATTCATCTGATGTAATTTTTATGATGTGTTTGTTGCGGTATGATAAATTGTCATTTCATAACGATTTATACATGTTTTATTCATGGATTCATATGACTTATTTGCTGCATTATTTATAGAAATATATGACCTCCGATCTCTTAATTTTAGATTGGTCATGATTAGCTCTCCAAGAGATAGTTTCCTTCCATGTATGGTTCTCTCTAATTGTTTGTTATTATTTGAAGTTTCTTTTCTATCTTCTTAACGTTCATATCTTAGTCGTATTTTTTTGGAATGCACGTCCGATGTCGAGGGTCTGGTCGGCTTGCCTTTGTTTCTACTCAAGTGCTAACAAACTCAACTTTTCCTTGCACGCCCGTTTTTTGTATACAGCGTCATATCTTGTATTTTCAAAAGCCAATATTTTACTTTATTTCTTCAACATTTGGCCTATTTAAGCCACATAGTTACAATAATGCCAGTTTTAGATGGTTGTTTTCCTTTCCATGATTTCAATCTGTTCTCAAATGTTTGTTTTGGCTATTGCTTTGCCAGAAAAGAGACTCCCATGCACGGGAGATCCCATGCATGCATGCTTATGTTCTTTGTACACTTTAGCTAGATTTCAGTCAGCTGAATTTTAGTTTTGTGGTCAGTCGATTTTCTGACCGTTGGAGTGTGCTTTTAGATTTTTGTAGCTTTTCTTTTTTCTATCATACTGGGCTGGACTGTTTGGATTCGACTTACTCCtattttgggtcagtcaatttcgTTCTTGGGCTGGATTTTGGTGTGTGCATGCTTTTTCCCATGGGTTTGCTTTTATTTTTTTGCACATGTACGcttttattttcctatttttcagtTGAGTTTTTTTTCTTTACGTGTATTTCTGGATGTTGAGTGTGTGTAAATGTATGCATGTACAAATTACATTAGAGTACGGAAACTTCACTCTTATATATTTATTCTACATATTATAAAAATTGCACTTTGTGCTAACTGTGTGAAatattttgttttttattttctttattcttAAGGGTAATAACAATGCTAATTGTTTGGCTAATTAAATACATTTTTCTATTATTATGTGTATGAATGCATGAAAGTACTATACAATATTTGTGTAAATTATACTAGACTGCTAAATTTGCATTGTTGTATGTGTATTCACTGCATATTATAAAAGGTGCAATTTCATTCCAATGTTGTGTGCAATTTTTTTCTTTATTGTTAAGAGTAATACCAATGTCATTAATTTACTCTCTCTTAGAAAATTTTGTTTGTTTTATTATGTTTAGTTTTTAATTCATTTCCTGTTTTTAAGAACgataccaatgccactaattcgtTCCTTGTCTAAAAACTTTGTTTTTATGTAGAATTCACTATATATTTTTATTCTTACATAACTAAAAAATTACAATTTATTTTTactttctttcttcttaaaggtgGTACAAATGCCACTATACTTGATTTCTTCttagaaaaaaaatatttttatttttgtgtGTGTAAGTAAGTATACACGCAAATATGATAGACCATGTGTGTAGATTATAGTAGAGAGCAAAAATTGCACTATATATGATTATTTTTTGCATATTACAAAAGTGTAATTTCAGGGCGTACTTGTGTgcaatttatttttaaattttctttcttcttaaagggtttcATTTTCCCCTAAAAAATTtcattattttgtttttattctagtttttgtattttctttcttcttaaagggtttcATTCTTACATAGAAAACTTGATTATTTTGTTTtagtttattttttatattttttaaaGGGTTTCACTATTCCatagaaaacttcattattttgtcTTATTTGTAgttttttattttaatttttctTGAAGGGTTTCATTCTTCCCCAGAAAACGTcgttattttattttttgtttctgatttttattttctttcttcttaaagggttttATT contains:
- the LOC109747809 gene encoding probable LRR receptor-like serine/threonine-protein kinase At4g31250; this translates as MLGWDASTDPCDGSGGHDGSASKWGETVRCFENGASDAGLIKVIDLQSLGLDGTIDAELLCAAPALRVVSLQNNTLRGGLPAGVSACSELTHLYVSRNWLSGALPSSLGNLGKLHALDVSRNDFSGEIPAGLSHLHGLIRFNANDNHFQGTIPDFDLARFESFNVSNNNLTRPIPKSTGHFRRDSFAGNAPGMCGQPVFPVCPSEESKSRKTQSRV